A DNA window from Turicibacter sp. TJ11 contains the following coding sequences:
- a CDS encoding aryl-sulfate sulfotransferase: MKTIIYRLLSLSLMSLLFGCHSPSTTIINPNATIFTKQQTLEQNWLTTFEQGEYTVSSPFLLHDPYDNSPLSYLLMFKTPEMATVSYEVVGHTTETSFSYETTAPRQTHQLILTGLYPNEVNTIHLNVTLSTGEVLTNTLSIQTEPLPQNVIHPNVTSNSTQPSTLSNLYLISDDNYHYLVDRAGDIRWIQYASSGSVTPLRNGTLLTYDLPSYYYYHQALIERNYLGQTLKQMYIPGAGHHSLVETKSGDYLINSSDKSDERYIEDVIYLLDDETGEILEMINLRDYLDVSRFEDDLPEVKGDFNDWFHLNYAMMDSQDETIIASGRSQSMVVKIDPQTKTINWILGAPDEVDETLQPYLLTPTNEPFNWPFAQHSAKVLPDLDQNKDTTDIILFDNHVDIGVFSRQVYPSLSQYSRAVHYRINEVDRTIEQVWSFGEDLTPPLFSTIISEVDFNGEANTMLVLFGFIQKGTQTGGQVFEVDATDSSNILFEMELLKEGINRIYTIESIEPTDLNLSFDFTDSTISSLASFHLNLQRTSPDLPTPSNVEEMSLKLFNDLTLTDSVLFLDYYQMKSSITDELTLILTNTKNQSYTFSISPNDCYLVDSSENLSFLPRAYKKALKQQRLYQVVDRIDLSSLPKDCYRLAFFTNDTLYETTYDIDLSLNN; this comes from the coding sequence ATGAAAACTATCATCTATCGTCTGCTATCCTTATCTTTAATGAGTCTTTTATTTGGGTGTCACTCTCCTTCTACTACTATTATTAACCCAAATGCAACAATTTTTACAAAACAACAAACATTAGAGCAAAATTGGTTAACGACGTTTGAACAAGGTGAGTATACGGTATCCTCTCCTTTTTTACTACATGATCCTTATGATAACTCTCCTTTATCTTATCTTCTCATGTTTAAAACACCTGAAATGGCTACTGTTAGCTATGAAGTCGTCGGCCATACTACTGAAACCTCGTTTAGTTATGAAACAACGGCGCCTCGTCAAACTCATCAACTGATTTTAACCGGACTTTATCCAAATGAGGTCAATACCATTCATCTTAATGTCACATTGTCAACAGGAGAGGTCTTAACTAACACCTTATCCATCCAAACAGAACCACTACCACAAAATGTCATCCATCCTAACGTGACATCTAACTCAACTCAACCCTCAACGTTGTCAAATCTTTATCTGATCTCAGATGACAACTATCATTATTTAGTCGACCGAGCAGGTGACATCAGATGGATTCAATACGCCTCATCAGGATCGGTTACTCCTTTAAGAAATGGAACGCTACTGACTTATGATCTTCCATCTTATTATTACTATCATCAAGCATTAATCGAACGGAATTACTTAGGTCAAACGTTAAAACAAATGTATATTCCAGGTGCGGGTCATCACTCTTTAGTTGAAACTAAAAGTGGAGATTATTTAATTAATTCATCCGATAAATCAGATGAACGCTACATTGAAGACGTTATCTATTTACTTGATGATGAAACCGGAGAAATTTTAGAGATGATTAATTTACGTGATTATTTAGATGTTTCTCGATTTGAGGATGACTTACCCGAAGTAAAAGGAGATTTTAACGACTGGTTTCACTTAAACTACGCCATGATGGATTCACAGGATGAAACGATTATTGCTTCAGGTCGTTCACAGAGTATGGTCGTTAAAATCGATCCTCAAACAAAAACGATAAACTGGATTTTAGGCGCGCCTGATGAGGTTGATGAAACTTTACAACCTTATTTACTAACACCGACGAATGAACCTTTTAACTGGCCATTTGCCCAACATTCTGCCAAAGTCTTACCTGATCTCGATCAAAATAAAGACACAACGGATATAATTTTATTTGATAATCATGTCGATATCGGTGTTTTTTCTCGACAAGTCTACCCTAGTTTAAGTCAATATAGTCGTGCTGTTCATTATCGAATTAATGAAGTCGATCGCACCATTGAACAAGTTTGGTCATTTGGTGAAGACTTAACGCCTCCACTTTTTTCAACGATTATTAGTGAAGTCGATTTCAACGGCGAGGCAAATACGATGCTTGTTTTATTCGGGTTTATTCAAAAAGGAACACAAACCGGTGGACAGGTGTTTGAAGTAGATGCCACTGATTCTTCAAACATTTTATTTGAGATGGAGCTTTTAAAAGAAGGCATTAATCGTATCTATACCATTGAATCAATTGAACCAACAGATTTAAATTTAAGTTTTGATTTTACTGATTCAACTATCTCTTCTCTTGCTTCTTTTCATTTAAATCTTCAAAGAACTTCTCCTGACTTACCAACACCATCAAACGTCGAAGAAATGAGCTTAAAACTTTTTAATGACCTCACTTTAACGGATTCCGTTTTATTTCTTGATTATTATCAAATGAAATCATCGATTACTGATGAATTAACACTGATTCTGACGAATACAAAGAATCAATCTTATACCTTTAGTATCTCACCTAATGATTGCTACTTAGTTGATTCAAGCGAGAACCTATCTTTCTTACCTCGAGCTTATAAAAAGGCACTGAAACAACAGCGACTTTATCAAGTGGTGGATCGAATTGATTTAAGTTCACTCCCAAAAGATTGTTATCGTCTTGCTTTTTTTACAAATGATACTCTCTATGAAACGACCTATGATATTGATTTAAGTTTGAATAACTGA
- a CDS encoding Crp/Fnr family transcriptional regulator — protein MRFLKEHPLLSQIHPTHLDELQRVSQEVTLKKGEFLFHQEDIAHFIYFVKTGTVKILKTSSLGQEKIFSLYQKNQFIALSTLFNPPYFYPATAVAVEVTEVIKIPRQVLETGILSTEAATREWFKQLNRRLEGVQQMLTDQVFIDAKDRFKKWLQRFARLEKNTTSSVVLMTIPVTKQEIADLLSIRRETFSRLLSDLKDEGVCEVKGKTFKVNREWLEK, from the coding sequence ATGAGATTTTTAAAAGAGCATCCATTATTAAGTCAAATTCATCCGACACATCTAGATGAATTACAACGTGTGAGTCAGGAAGTGACTTTAAAAAAAGGTGAGTTTTTATTTCATCAAGAGGATATCGCTCACTTCATTTATTTTGTAAAAACAGGAACGGTTAAAATTTTAAAAACATCCTCACTTGGACAAGAGAAAATTTTTTCTTTATATCAAAAAAATCAATTTATTGCGTTAAGTACGTTGTTTAATCCCCCTTACTTTTATCCAGCCACAGCCGTTGCTGTTGAGGTCACAGAAGTGATTAAAATTCCTCGTCAAGTTTTAGAAACAGGTATTTTATCAACGGAAGCTGCTACAAGAGAGTGGTTTAAACAGCTCAACCGACGTTTAGAAGGTGTTCAGCAGATGTTAACGGATCAAGTATTTATTGATGCGAAAGATCGTTTTAAAAAGTGGCTTCAGCGTTTTGCTCGTTTAGAAAAAAACACGACCTCATCAGTTGTTTTGATGACCATTCCGGTCACTAAACAAGAAATTGCTGATCTTTTAAGTATTCGTAGAGAAACATTTAGTCGTCTTTTGTCTGATTTAAAGGACGAAGGGGTGTGCGAGGTGAAGGGAAAAACATTTAAAGTGAATCGAGAGTGGTTAGAAAAGTAG
- a CDS encoding manganese-dependent inorganic pyrophosphatase produces MATLVFGHKNPDTDSITSTLVMTDLQTKLGMDVKACRLGDINKETQYILNHFEVEAPVLIDGVTENDEVILVDHNEFNQSANGIEKATIKMVVDHHRIANFQTSEPLFYRAEPVGCTGTILYKMYKENGIEIEPKIAGLMASAIISDSLLFKSPTCTPQDEKACRELAEIAGLDVETYGLEMLKAGTDLSDLTAAQLLGIDAKVFPMGSSTVEIAQINVVSIEDMMTRKAELEEQMQAIIAEKGLNLFLAVITDILNSNSQVIALGDRQDIVEKAFNVELTENTALLEGVVSRKKQIVPVMDRIA; encoded by the coding sequence ATGGCTACATTAGTATTCGGACATAAAAACCCAGATACGGATTCAATTACATCAACTTTAGTCATGACAGACTTACAAACTAAATTAGGAATGGATGTAAAGGCATGCCGTTTAGGAGATATTAATAAAGAAACACAATACATTTTAAATCACTTTGAAGTAGAAGCTCCAGTTTTAATTGATGGAGTAACTGAAAATGATGAAGTGATTTTAGTTGACCATAATGAGTTTAACCAAAGTGCAAACGGAATTGAAAAAGCAACGATCAAAATGGTTGTTGATCATCACCGCATCGCAAACTTCCAAACATCTGAACCATTATTTTACCGTGCGGAACCAGTAGGATGTACAGGAACAATCTTATATAAAATGTATAAAGAAAACGGAATTGAAATCGAGCCTAAAATCGCAGGTTTAATGGCAAGTGCTATCATTTCAGATTCATTATTATTCAAATCACCAACTTGTACACCACAAGATGAAAAAGCATGCCGTGAATTAGCAGAAATCGCAGGATTAGATGTAGAAACTTACGGTTTAGAAATGTTAAAAGCAGGAACAGATCTTTCAGATTTAACGGCTGCTCAATTATTAGGAATTGATGCAAAAGTATTCCCAATGGGATCATCAACAGTTGAAATTGCTCAAATTAACGTGGTTAGCATCGAAGATATGATGACTCGTAAGGCAGAGTTAGAAGAACAAATGCAAGCAATCATTGCTGAAAAAGGATTAAACTTATTCTTAGCCGTTATCACAGATATTTTAAATAGTAACTCACAAGTGATTGCTTTAGGAGATCGTCAAGATATCGTTGAAAAAGCATTTAATGTTGAATTAACAGAAAACACAGCTTTACTTGAAGGAGTTGTTTCTCGTAAAAAACAAATCGTTCCTGTGATGGATCGCATCGCCTAA
- a CDS encoding ATP-binding cassette domain-containing protein, with protein sequence MIEGIELSKRFEGRVLFENFNFKIESGEFVCFSGVSGCGKTTLLNMIGMIEPFDSGKLLIDGDAIVTPKQRMQYFRKKLGFLFQNFALVENKTVEQNLKLIRKQDRTNLTMEEALKRVGLSGVLKQKVYTLSGGEQQRVALARLFFKQSEIILADEPTGSLDEANANRIM encoded by the coding sequence ATGATTGAAGGGATTGAATTAAGCAAGCGATTTGAAGGGCGTGTTTTATTTGAAAACTTTAATTTTAAAATAGAGTCTGGTGAATTTGTTTGCTTTTCGGGAGTAAGTGGTTGCGGCAAAACAACGTTATTAAATATGATTGGGATGATTGAGCCTTTTGATTCCGGAAAATTATTGATTGATGGGGATGCAATTGTGACGCCTAAACAAAGGATGCAATATTTTCGAAAAAAACTTGGCTTTTTATTTCAAAATTTTGCGCTTGTTGAAAACAAGACAGTTGAACAAAATTTAAAGCTTATTCGTAAGCAAGATCGCACTAACTTAACGATGGAAGAAGCTTTAAAACGGGTGGGACTTTCTGGCGTTTTAAAGCAAAAAGTATATACACTATCTGGTGGGGAACAACAGCGTGTGGCGTTAGCACGCCTGTTTTTTAAACAAAGTGAAATTATTTTAGCGGATGAGCCAACGGGATCTTTAGATGAGGCAAATGCTAATCGTATCATGTAG
- a CDS encoding TRM11 family methyltransferase, translated as MMNSQPIQGYLYVINYAEGEESLCKLEMKVLFGEDLTDKYLFSKVDIDPSRSVFIKERLTILYRHETYEGLYEQVKEHPLSYETFKCLFLRFKGQTIDYKERLERLKKIGFLIGGEADMYHPKQLLGLTELNGEWFFGTLEPNSNEWVLHENKPHSYSFSLSVRVSRAIANLAVGRDFSKRIIDPCCGAGTVVLEVLTIGGTIVGNELNPKVAFKAEENLKHYGYENVVQVGDIQDIQEHYDLAIIDLPYGHFNPIAPEIQQMIMNEARRIADELIIVTQVKMEEQLKVAGFEMIDQCEVVKGKFVRYITRCR; from the coding sequence ATGATGAACAGCCAACCAATACAAGGATATTTATACGTGATTAATTATGCAGAAGGTGAAGAGTCTTTATGTAAGCTTGAAATGAAGGTTTTATTTGGTGAAGACTTAACTGATAAATATCTTTTTTCTAAAGTTGATATCGATCCTTCTCGTAGTGTATTTATTAAAGAGCGTTTAACGATTTTATATCGTCATGAAACATATGAGGGGCTTTATGAACAAGTCAAGGAACATCCATTAAGTTATGAGACGTTTAAATGTTTATTTTTACGTTTTAAAGGACAGACTATCGACTATAAGGAACGTTTAGAACGCCTTAAAAAAATTGGCTTTTTAATTGGTGGAGAAGCAGATATGTATCATCCTAAACAATTGTTAGGATTAACAGAATTAAATGGAGAATGGTTTTTTGGGACATTAGAACCTAACTCGAATGAATGGGTTTTACATGAAAATAAACCTCACTCGTATTCATTTTCTTTAAGTGTTCGTGTGTCACGTGCGATTGCGAATTTAGCCGTCGGACGTGATTTCAGTAAACGAATCATTGACCCATGTTGTGGAGCAGGAACGGTCGTGCTTGAAGTTTTAACGATTGGCGGAACGATTGTCGGAAATGAACTGAATCCGAAAGTCGCTTTTAAAGCGGAAGAAAACTTAAAGCATTATGGATATGAAAATGTCGTTCAAGTCGGCGATATTCAAGATATTCAAGAACACTATGATCTAGCGATTATTGACTTGCCGTACGGTCATTTTAATCCGATAGCGCCAGAAATTCAGCAAATGATTATGAATGAAGCGCGCCGAATTGCAGATGAACTGATTATTGTGACACAAGTTAAAATGGAAGAGCAACTGAAAGTAGCGGGATTTGAAATGATTGATCAATGTGAAGTCGTTAAGGGGAAATTTGTTCGCTACATTACGAGATGCCGTTAA
- a CDS encoding cation:proton antiporter — protein sequence MLSYNYLFDLALILLSTKVLGLVTKKFSMPQVVGALLAGLILGPAMLNILHETDFIKQIAEIGVIVLMFTAGLETDLMELRKTGKASFIIALFGVLVPLIGGFLIASLFNQGHSSEEINDLLQNIFIGIILTATSVSITVETLKELGKLNTRAGNAILGAAIIDDILGIVALTIVTSCADSSVNVAVVLGKVVLFFICAIGCGIIFYKFYNHWVSMYEKDMRRFVIVAFVFCLLLSFGAEEFFGVADITGAFIAGLILSNTPCVHYMTARFETVSYMLLSPIFFASIGIQVDLSGMNSQLFFFTLSLVVIAIVSKVVGCGVGAKSCRYSNEESLQIGVGMISRGEVALIVATKGASIGLMSAAFFGPIVVMVVITTIITPVLLKLVFISKHDKTTHPQSKSKLIQS from the coding sequence ATGCTGTCATATAATTACTTATTTGATTTAGCATTAATTTTATTAAGTACGAAGGTGCTAGGATTAGTGACGAAAAAGTTTTCAATGCCGCAAGTGGTAGGGGCATTGTTAGCAGGACTCATTTTAGGACCAGCGATGTTAAATATTTTACATGAAACAGACTTTATTAAACAGATCGCTGAAATTGGGGTTATTGTTTTAATGTTTACTGCGGGGCTTGAAACGGATTTAATGGAGTTAAGAAAAACGGGAAAAGCATCCTTTATCATTGCCTTATTTGGCGTATTAGTTCCTTTAATTGGTGGTTTTTTAATTGCCTCACTGTTTAATCAAGGTCATTCATCTGAGGAAATTAATGATTTATTACAAAATATTTTCATCGGAATTATTTTAACGGCTACATCCGTTAGTATTACGGTTGAGACTTTAAAAGAGTTAGGAAAATTAAATACACGAGCTGGAAATGCGATTTTAGGTGCTGCCATTATCGACGACATTTTAGGAATTGTTGCATTGACGATCGTGACGAGTTGCGCAGATTCAAGTGTGAATGTGGCAGTCGTTTTAGGTAAAGTCGTTTTATTTTTCATTTGTGCGATTGGTTGTGGAATTATTTTTTATAAATTTTATAATCACTGGGTTAGCATGTATGAAAAAGATATGAGACGTTTTGTGATCGTGGCCTTCGTTTTTTGTTTACTACTTTCTTTTGGAGCAGAAGAATTTTTTGGGGTTGCTGATATTACTGGAGCCTTTATTGCTGGTTTAATTTTATCCAATACACCTTGTGTTCACTATATGACGGCTCGATTTGAAACGGTTTCTTACATGTTGCTCTCACCGATCTTTTTCGCTAGTATTGGAATTCAAGTGGATTTAAGTGGCATGAATAGTCAGCTCTTCTTTTTTACGTTAAGTTTAGTCGTCATCGCCATTGTTTCTAAAGTAGTGGGATGTGGTGTAGGAGCAAAATCTTGTCGCTATTCGAATGAAGAAAGTTTACAAATTGGAGTAGGGATGATCTCACGTGGTGAGGTGGCGCTTATTGTCGCAACGAAAGGGGCTTCCATCGGATTAATGAGTGCAGCCTTTTTTGGACCGATTGTCGTTATGGTTGTTATTACAACGATCATCACGCCTGTGCTATTAAAATTAGTTTTTATTTCAAAGCACGATAAAACCACTCATCCGCAATCAAAATCAAAGTTAATTCAATCATAA
- a CDS encoding Gfo/Idh/MocA family protein, whose product MKQKIRFGVIGTNVITEQFIKAASKCEAFELSAIYSRTKTRGEAFAKTYGVKHVFTDLEELLTSDVVDAMYIASPNALHADQAILCLNHKKHVLCEKPLASNIKEVEAMIEAAKANQVVLMEAMKTTLFPNFKVIKENLHKIGTVRRYFSSFCQYSSRYDAYKAGTVLNAFNKELSNGALVDIGVYTIAPMISLFGMPQEIKASAYLLESGVDGEGTVIFKYPHMQATVMYSKISNSYLPSEIQGEEGSLLMNKINQLDTVTIHYRNGSVEEIAIEQDEDNMIYEVQEFIDLILKDQKESQINSYQFSHDVMKVLDEVRRQIGLVYPADLKDMDKA is encoded by the coding sequence ATGAAGCAAAAAATTAGATTTGGAGTTATAGGGACCAATGTGATTACCGAACAATTTATTAAAGCTGCTTCTAAGTGTGAGGCTTTTGAATTAAGTGCCATTTATTCAAGAACAAAAACACGCGGTGAAGCATTTGCTAAAACGTATGGTGTGAAACATGTGTTCACTGATTTAGAGGAACTGTTAACAAGTGATGTGGTTGATGCGATGTATATTGCCTCTCCTAATGCCTTGCATGCTGATCAAGCCATTTTGTGTTTAAATCATAAAAAACACGTTTTATGTGAAAAACCATTAGCTTCAAATATTAAAGAAGTTGAGGCGATGATTGAAGCTGCAAAAGCTAATCAGGTTGTATTAATGGAGGCGATGAAAACAACATTGTTTCCTAATTTTAAAGTGATTAAAGAAAACTTACATAAGATAGGAACGGTCCGTCGTTATTTCTCAAGTTTTTGTCAATATTCGTCGCGCTATGACGCGTATAAAGCAGGAACAGTGCTAAATGCCTTTAATAAAGAGTTATCCAATGGAGCTTTGGTTGATATAGGGGTCTATACGATTGCTCCAATGATTTCACTTTTTGGTATGCCACAAGAGATTAAGGCAAGTGCTTATTTATTAGAGTCTGGTGTCGATGGTGAAGGAACGGTTATTTTTAAATATCCTCATATGCAGGCCACTGTGATGTACTCTAAAATTTCTAACTCCTATTTACCATCAGAAATTCAAGGAGAAGAAGGTAGTCTACTAATGAATAAAATTAATCAATTAGATACAGTAACCATTCATTATCGAAATGGAAGTGTTGAAGAGATTGCAATCGAGCAAGATGAAGACAATATGATTTATGAAGTTCAAGAGTTTATTGACTTAATCTTAAAGGATCAAAAAGAATCGCAGATTAATTCTTATCAATTCTCACATGACGTGATGAAGGTTTTAGATGAGGTTCGTCGTCAAATCGGTTTAGTTTATCCTGCAGATTTAAAGGATATGGATAAAGCATGA
- a CDS encoding chromate transporter has product MTYLILFLEFFKIGLFAVGGGLATLPFLSELAGRYPWFDEAMLGNMIAISQSTPGPIGINMATYAGFNAGGILGGIIATVGLVTPSVIIIIIVAHVLNKFKESQAVQSIFYALRPAVTGLIAVAGFGVFKISVLTLDRFEITKNWADFFDFKALLLFVGLYILTNKTKKHPILYITIGAAIGVVIGL; this is encoded by the coding sequence ATGACGTATTTAATTTTATTTTTAGAATTTTTTAAAATTGGTTTATTTGCAGTAGGTGGTGGGTTAGCAACGTTACCATTCCTATCTGAATTAGCTGGAAGATATCCATGGTTTGATGAAGCGATGCTTGGAAATATGATTGCGATCTCACAATCCACACCGGGGCCTATCGGAATTAATATGGCAACTTATGCTGGTTTTAATGCCGGAGGAATTTTAGGTGGGATTATTGCCACTGTTGGATTAGTGACTCCATCTGTTATCATTATTATTATTGTCGCTCATGTATTAAATAAGTTTAAGGAAAGTCAGGCCGTGCAGTCGATCTTCTATGCACTTCGTCCAGCCGTAACGGGATTAATTGCAGTAGCAGGATTTGGTGTTTTCAAAATTTCGGTCTTAACATTAGATCGATTTGAAATAACAAAAAACTGGGCTGATTTTTTCGATTTTAAAGCTCTGTTATTATTTGTTGGGCTTTATATATTAACGAATAAAACAAAAAAACATCCGATTCTTTATATCACCATCGGAGCTGCAATCGGCGTAGTTATTGGATTATAA
- a CDS encoding chromate transporter, with amino-acid sequence MKDYFDLFWTFCRIGGLTFGGGYAMLPMLQKEVVETKKWATEEEVMDYYAVGQCTPGVIAVNTATFIGYKHHGIIGALVATSGVVFPSLVIIMILASFLQSFAEFPIVQHAFNGIRVAVCVLVLNAVIKLWKGSVIDRICLMIVLATILLGIFTNISPVFIVIATAIVGLLVKGGKGEKK; translated from the coding sequence ATGAAAGATTATTTTGATTTATTTTGGACGTTTTGCCGAATTGGAGGATTGACTTTCGGTGGTGGATATGCGATGTTACCGATGCTTCAAAAAGAAGTTGTAGAAACGAAAAAGTGGGCAACTGAAGAAGAAGTGATGGATTACTACGCTGTTGGACAATGTACGCCAGGTGTTATCGCTGTTAATACAGCTACTTTTATTGGTTATAAACATCATGGAATTATCGGTGCTCTCGTGGCAACTTCAGGCGTTGTTTTTCCATCTTTAGTCATTATTATGATACTTGCTTCATTTTTACAAAGCTTTGCGGAATTTCCTATTGTCCAACATGCGTTTAATGGAATTCGTGTAGCAGTTTGTGTGTTAGTCTTAAATGCAGTGATTAAGTTGTGGAAAGGATCGGTCATTGATCGAATTTGTTTAATGATTGTTTTAGCAACTATTTTACTTGGAATCTTTACAAATATTTCACCTGTGTTTATTGTTATTGCCACTGCTATCGTTGGTCTTTTAGTAAAAGGTGGGAAGGGTGAGAAGAAGTAA
- the brnQ gene encoding branched-chain amino acid transport system II carrier protein — MKSKSFKDSIVVGFALFAMFFGAGNLIFPPFLGNAVGDQFFPALIGFLITGVGLPLLGILACARIDGSFEKMAAPVGKIFALVATSILILAIGPLIAIPRTASTTYELGISTLFPMATSGITTIIFFAICLFFVLKPTSIVDAIGKFLTPILLVVLISIVIKGIFVPIGEIVPVSYDDVFVSAFKEGYQTMDAIAAVIFGSIIISSVRSKGYTDRKDASKVIMMAGLVAIVGLAIIYGGLMYLGAQTSSLEQVTFTRSQLVMYIVKEVFGPLGTVFLSISATVACLTTAIALLSASAKFYTDLFKGRIPYAVNAVILTIISALMATNDVDSIVALAGPVLDLIYPVVIVLITLTLASAYVKSNHVIRWTVYVTLFISFMTTITSMFNLSMLHQVLAYLPLQSSGFGWLIPAILTFIIVSVLTKSNK, encoded by the coding sequence ATGAAAAGTAAATCATTTAAAGACTCAATCGTTGTTGGGTTTGCTTTATTTGCGATGTTTTTTGGAGCAGGAAATTTAATTTTTCCGCCGTTTTTAGGAAATGCTGTTGGAGATCAGTTTTTTCCAGCGTTAATTGGATTTTTAATTACGGGAGTCGGGCTTCCGTTACTCGGAATACTAGCCTGTGCTCGAATTGATGGTTCATTTGAAAAGATGGCAGCACCTGTTGGAAAGATTTTTGCTTTGGTGGCGACATCTATTTTAATCTTAGCCATTGGTCCGCTCATTGCGATTCCTCGAACAGCCTCAACGACGTATGAGTTAGGAATTTCAACATTATTTCCTATGGCAACATCAGGAATAACAACGATTATTTTCTTTGCTATTTGCTTATTTTTCGTTTTAAAACCTACTTCAATCGTTGATGCCATTGGAAAATTTTTAACACCGATTTTATTAGTGGTGTTAATTTCGATCGTCATTAAAGGAATTTTCGTGCCAATTGGTGAGATTGTTCCTGTTTCTTATGATGACGTCTTTGTTTCAGCGTTTAAAGAAGGGTATCAAACGATGGATGCGATTGCAGCTGTTATTTTTGGATCAATTATCATTTCTTCGGTTCGATCAAAAGGTTACACGGATCGAAAAGATGCGTCTAAAGTGATTATGATGGCAGGGTTAGTGGCCATTGTTGGTTTAGCTATTATTTATGGTGGTTTGATGTATTTAGGAGCACAGACCTCAAGTCTTGAACAAGTCACTTTCACACGTTCTCAATTAGTAATGTATATTGTGAAAGAAGTATTTGGTCCATTAGGAACTGTTTTCTTAAGTATTTCAGCCACTGTTGCTTGTTTAACAACAGCGATTGCTTTATTAAGTGCTAGTGCTAAGTTTTATACGGATTTATTTAAGGGGCGTATTCCTTACGCAGTGAATGCGGTGATTTTGACGATCATCAGTGCTTTAATGGCGACGAATGATGTGGATTCAATTGTAGCATTAGCTGGACCTGTGCTTGATTTAATTTATCCAGTTGTCATTGTTTTAATTACGTTGACATTAGCTTCAGCTTATGTAAAGTCTAATCATGTCATTCGATGGACAGTGTATGTCACGTTATTCATTAGCTTCATGACTACTATCACTTCGATGTTTAATTTATCAATGCTTCATCAAGTTCTTGCGTATTTACCATTACAAAGCTCAGGATTTGGATGGTTAATTCCAGCGATTTTAACGTTTATTATCGTAAGTGTTTTAACAAAGTCAAATAAGTAA